In Kryptolebias marmoratus isolate JLee-2015 linkage group LG11, ASM164957v2, whole genome shotgun sequence, the following proteins share a genomic window:
- the si:dkey-238o13.4 gene encoding uncharacterized protein si:dkey-238o13.4 codes for MSNSDRVVLALGGAGTVGSGIVKALLDKGFKVAVISRDSSRLDKLRSFVSPNTKDNLTTVVGNVGSEEGAEKVKQALLKEVGKVTDIVSSLGFSWWQGGPPHTQSLKDLHWVIETLLFSTFVSWKAFFPLVRDNKDYTYTFITGGAGEKLLMPGTGFLTVGAASTLAFCQVLREEYPEVPCKLNQVKINTGVATPERMAPGYLNHLDLGEAVATLLERRNTTHTVFTVNCPADLKTALLEGNF; via the exons ATGTCGAACTCGGACAGGGTTGTGTTAGCTCTTGGAGGAGCAGGGACGGTGGGCTCTGGGATCGTTAAGGCTCTGCTGGATAAAG GTTTTAAAGTTGCGGTGATCTCCAGGGACAGCAGCCGACTCGACAAACTCCGGTCGTTCGTCTCTCCCAACACAAAGGATAACCTCACCACTGTCGTGGGCAACGTGG GGTCAGAGGAAGGAGCAGAGAAGGTGAAGCAGGCCCTGCTGAAGGAAGTGGGGAAGGTGACGGATATCGTTTCCTCTCTGGGCTTCAGCTGGTGGCAGGGAGGACCCCCACACACCCAGAGCCTCAAAGACCTGCACTGG GTCATTGAAACATTACTTTTCAGCACGTTTGTGTCCTGGAAGGCTTTCTTCCCTTTGGTGAGGGACAACAAGGATTACACCTACACCTTCATTACAG gaggagctggagagaagCTGCTGATGCCCGGGACCGGCTTCCTGACGGTGGGAGCTGCCAGCACTCTGGCTTTCTGCCAGGTCCTCCGAGAGGAATACCCCGAGGTGCCCTGCAAACTCAACCAG GTAAAGATCAACACAGGCGTGGCGACTCCGGAGCGTATGGCGCCCGGCTACCTGAACCACCTGGACCTGGGTGAGGCCGTCGCCACCCTCCTGGAGAGACGAAACACCACCCACACTGTCTTCACCGTGAACTGCCCCGCAGACCTGAAGACTGCGCTGCTGGAGGGAAACTTTTAA